The Actinocatenispora sera genome has a window encoding:
- a CDS encoding MMPL family transporter — protein MHPRHTSRSRSENRSGSTPRPTGPLAGLARGCYRHRWLVLACWLVGTAALLVAGFRYAAPADNDFSGGTSESAHAQELIRQHFPKQNGDTLTLAVTAQQPVTDPAVRTRVESLLHTLRGAPHIVETADPYRTPGQISADRHTAYATIRSSEDQISADTVTPLLDKVKHASGDGVTFTLGGDAVLSVEQPPGGPSEGVGVLAAVIVILISFGSLLAMGLPLMTALFGIGTGLAGIELLGHLLPAPSFTPIVSTLIGLGVGIDYALFIVTRYREALHGGAGQGAQHGGAGQGAQHGGAGHGAQHGGAGHGAQHGGAGHGAQHGGAGHGAQHGGAGQGAWQGATPEQATVIAITTAGRAVLFAGSTVVIALAGLFVMQQPLLNATAVAASVTVLATMVAAVTLLPALLGFVGRNIDRLRLPYFGRTSTTSPLASRWAGTIQRHPVVGLVVGAAVLLTLAVPALSMRLSFADASTAPRDTSAYATHRTLADAFGPGRDAPLVIVTDGSGAALRPVADAVRDTPGVAAVTPVRTSADGGASEFVAIPTTGTQDAATPKLVHRLRDTVIPHAAPGQRVYVGGPNAATIDFADSVTTRLPWLIAVVVALSLLVLLVLVRSVVIAVKAAVMTLLSTLAAYGVLTAVVQWGWFGHALGFATDQPVTTWVPLFVFPILFGLSTDYEVFLVSRIREEYDAGADTREAVRRGLASTARIITAAAAIMVLVFLTVLLGDDPAVKQFGLGLAVAVLLDATLVRMVLVPALMELLGAANWWLPRPLARLLSRRAEAERADDPVRA, from the coding sequence ATGCATCCCAGGCACACCAGTCGATCCCGGTCCGAGAACCGGTCCGGGTCCACGCCGAGACCGACCGGGCCGCTGGCCGGGCTGGCCCGCGGCTGCTACCGGCACCGCTGGCTGGTGCTGGCCTGCTGGCTCGTCGGTACCGCCGCGCTGCTCGTCGCCGGCTTCCGCTACGCGGCGCCTGCCGACAACGACTTCTCCGGCGGTACCAGCGAGTCCGCGCACGCGCAGGAGCTGATCCGGCAACACTTCCCGAAGCAGAACGGCGACACCCTCACGCTCGCGGTGACCGCGCAGCAGCCCGTCACCGACCCGGCGGTACGCACCCGGGTCGAGTCGCTGTTGCACACCCTGCGCGGCGCTCCGCACATCGTCGAGACGGCGGACCCGTACCGGACGCCGGGGCAGATCTCCGCCGACCGGCACACCGCGTACGCCACGATCCGGTCCAGCGAGGACCAGATCTCCGCCGACACGGTGACTCCGCTGCTGGACAAGGTGAAGCACGCGTCCGGCGACGGCGTCACCTTCACCCTGGGCGGCGACGCGGTGCTGTCGGTCGAGCAGCCGCCCGGCGGGCCGAGCGAGGGCGTCGGCGTGCTCGCGGCGGTGATCGTGATCCTGATCAGCTTCGGTTCGCTGCTCGCGATGGGGCTGCCGCTGATGACCGCACTGTTCGGCATCGGTACCGGCCTGGCCGGCATCGAACTGCTCGGCCACCTGCTACCGGCACCGTCGTTCACCCCGATCGTGTCGACGCTGATCGGGCTCGGCGTCGGGATCGACTACGCGCTGTTCATCGTCACCCGCTACCGCGAGGCATTGCACGGCGGAGCCGGGCAGGGCGCACAGCACGGCGGAGCCGGGCAGGGCGCACAGCACGGCGGAGCCGGGCACGGCGCACAGCACGGCGGAGCCGGGCACGGCGCACAGCACGGCGGAGCCGGGCACGGCGCACAGCACGGCGGAGCCGGGCACGGCGCACAGCACGGCGGAGCCGGGCAGGGCGCCTGGCAGGGAGCGACACCGGAGCAGGCCACCGTCATCGCGATCACCACCGCCGGCCGGGCCGTCCTGTTCGCCGGCAGTACCGTCGTGATCGCGCTGGCCGGGCTGTTCGTGATGCAGCAGCCGCTGCTCAACGCGACCGCCGTCGCCGCGTCGGTGACGGTGCTCGCCACCATGGTCGCGGCGGTCACGCTGCTGCCGGCGCTGCTCGGCTTCGTCGGGCGCAACATCGACCGGCTCCGACTGCCGTACTTCGGCCGGACGTCGACGACCAGCCCGCTCGCGTCCCGCTGGGCCGGGACGATCCAGCGGCATCCGGTCGTCGGCCTGGTCGTCGGCGCCGCGGTGCTGCTGACGCTCGCGGTACCGGCGCTGTCGATGCGGCTCAGCTTCGCCGACGCGTCGACCGCGCCGCGCGACACGTCCGCGTACGCCACGCACCGGACCCTCGCCGACGCGTTCGGTCCGGGCCGGGACGCGCCGCTGGTGATCGTCACGGACGGCTCCGGCGCCGCGCTGCGGCCGGTAGCCGACGCGGTCCGCGACACCCCGGGCGTCGCCGCCGTGACGCCGGTGCGTACCAGCGCGGACGGCGGGGCCAGCGAGTTCGTCGCGATCCCGACCACCGGCACCCAGGACGCCGCCACCCCGAAGCTGGTACATCGGTTGCGGGACACCGTGATCCCGCACGCGGCGCCGGGACAGCGGGTGTACGTCGGGGGGCCGAACGCGGCGACGATCGACTTCGCCGACTCGGTCACCACCCGCCTGCCGTGGCTGATCGCGGTCGTCGTGGCGCTCTCCCTGCTCGTCCTGCTGGTACTGGTGCGCTCGGTGGTGATCGCGGTCAAGGCGGCGGTGATGACGCTGCTGTCCACGCTCGCCGCGTATGGGGTGCTGACCGCCGTCGTGCAGTGGGGCTGGTTCGGCCACGCGCTCGGGTTCGCGACCGACCAACCGGTCACCACCTGGGTACCGCTGTTCGTGTTCCCGATCCTGTTCGGGCTGTCCACCGACTACGAGGTGTTCCTGGTGTCCCGGATCCGGGAGGAGTACGACGCGGGCGCGGACACCCGCGAGGCGGTACGGCGCGGGCTGGCGTCGACCGCCCGGATCATCACCGCGGCCGCGGCGATCATGGTCCTGGTGTTCCTGACCGTACTGCTGGGCGACGACCCGGCGGTCAAGCAGTTCGGCCTCGGCCTCGCGGTCGCGGTGCTGCTGGACGCGACGCTGGTCCGGATGGTGCTGGTGCCGGCGCTGATGGAGCTGTTGGGCGCCGCGAACTGGTGGCTGCCCCGGCCGCTGGCCCGGCTGCTGAGCCGGCGTGCCGAGGCCGAGCGGGCGGACGATCCGGTCCGCGCCTGA
- a CDS encoding AlkA N-terminal domain-containing protein, which translates to MNTLPDFEHCYRAVASRDQRFDGCFYTAVTSTKIYCRPSCPAQTPRRANVRFYRSAAAAQGAGFRACMRCRPDATPGSPEWDSRADVAARAMRLIADGLVDRDGVAGLASRLGYTERHLNRLLSAEVGAGPLALARAQRAQTARLLIETTPMGLAEIAFAAGFGSVRQFNDTLREVYGSTPSALRAAKRRGGRTAGRTATAGRPGSAAIPPARPVEAGAPGTGTDWTTVPVRLAYREPFAAAEVVAFLAARALPGVESVVDGTYRRTMRLPHGVGWAELSPADGYVSAVLHLADVRDLAPAVSRCRRLFDLSADPVAVDAILGAEPALAADVAATPGVRLPRSVDGFEMLCRAIVGQQVSVAAARSILGNLAAALGDPVTAGELSHTFPTAAAIADAPDELLPMPNARRRALRTAAGLVADGAVDLDGGDPDTVAETLLAVPGIGPWTVSYVKLRGLGEPDTFLEGDLGVRHGAAALGLPDAPKPLAAWAATVRPWRSYAVIRLWRQAATAAGRASGG; encoded by the coding sequence GTGAACACGCTTCCGGACTTCGAGCACTGCTACCGCGCGGTGGCCAGCCGCGACCAGCGGTTCGACGGCTGCTTCTACACGGCCGTCACCTCGACGAAGATCTACTGCCGACCGAGTTGCCCGGCACAGACCCCGCGGCGCGCGAACGTCCGGTTCTACCGGTCCGCGGCCGCCGCCCAGGGCGCCGGTTTCCGCGCCTGCATGCGCTGCCGGCCGGACGCCACGCCCGGTTCCCCCGAATGGGACAGCCGGGCCGACGTCGCCGCCCGCGCGATGCGGCTGATCGCGGACGGGCTGGTCGACCGGGACGGTGTCGCGGGACTGGCCAGCCGGCTCGGCTACACCGAACGTCACCTCAACCGGCTGCTGTCCGCCGAGGTCGGCGCCGGGCCGCTGGCGCTGGCCCGGGCGCAGCGGGCGCAGACCGCCCGGCTGCTGATCGAGACGACCCCGATGGGGCTCGCCGAGATCGCGTTCGCGGCCGGCTTCGGCAGCGTCCGGCAGTTCAATGACACGCTGCGCGAGGTGTACGGCAGCACCCCGTCGGCGCTGCGGGCCGCGAAGCGGCGCGGCGGCCGTACTGCGGGCCGGACCGCGACCGCCGGCCGGCCCGGATCCGCGGCGATCCCGCCGGCGCGGCCGGTCGAGGCCGGTGCGCCGGGGACGGGGACGGACTGGACCACGGTGCCGGTACGCCTGGCGTACCGGGAGCCGTTCGCCGCCGCCGAGGTGGTCGCGTTCCTGGCGGCGCGCGCGCTGCCCGGCGTCGAGTCGGTCGTGGACGGTACGTACCGGCGGACGATGCGGCTGCCGCACGGCGTCGGGTGGGCCGAGCTGAGCCCGGCCGACGGGTACGTGTCGGCGGTGCTGCACCTGGCCGACGTGCGCGACCTGGCCCCGGCCGTGTCCCGCTGCCGGCGGCTGTTCGACCTGTCCGCCGACCCGGTCGCGGTCGACGCGATACTCGGCGCCGAACCGGCACTGGCCGCGGACGTCGCGGCCACCCCCGGGGTACGGCTGCCGCGGTCGGTGGACGGGTTCGAGATGCTGTGCCGCGCGATCGTCGGCCAGCAGGTGTCGGTCGCGGCGGCCCGCAGCATCCTCGGCAACCTCGCCGCGGCGCTCGGCGATCCGGTCACCGCGGGCGAGCTGAGCCACACGTTCCCGACCGCCGCCGCGATCGCCGACGCGCCCGACGAGCTGCTGCCGATGCCGAACGCCCGGCGCCGGGCGCTGCGCACCGCGGCCGGACTGGTCGCCGACGGCGCGGTGGACCTGGACGGCGGCGACCCGGACACGGTCGCCGAGACGCTGCTCGCGGTACCGGGGATCGGTCCGTGGACGGTGAGCTACGTGAAGCTGCGCGGGCTCGGCGAGCCGGACACGTTCCTGGAGGGCGACCTGGGCGTACGGCACGGCGCCGCGGCACTGGGCCTGCCGGACGCGCCGAAGCCGCTCGCCGCCTGGGCGGCCACGGTGCGGCCGTGGCGCTCGTACGCGGTGATCCGGCTCTGGCGGCAGGCGGCCACCGCAGCCGGCCGCGCCAGCGGCGGCTGA